The proteins below come from a single Benincasa hispida cultivar B227 chromosome 4, ASM972705v1, whole genome shotgun sequence genomic window:
- the LOC120076195 gene encoding ornithine decarboxylase-like: protein MAVDQLLAAPANPKKKLHLLQNAPGLNPKSITPISQHGLLHFLQSNALKSPNEPFYVFDLAVVATLFDHWSQSLPTVRPFYAVKCNPNPALLAAMAALGSNFDCASRAEIQSVLALGVSPDRVVFANPCKPESHIEFAAAVGVNLTTFDSVDEIEKIRRCHPKSALLIRIKPSDDGGARCPLGNKYGALPEEIIPLLEAAKSAELPVVGVSFHIGSGATETGAYSAAISAARGVFETAVRLGLPPMNVLNIGGGFTAGPQFEEAAVTVNSALKEYFPAELNVTLMAEPGRFFAESAFTLAVSIIGKRVRGDLREYWINDGIYGSMNCILYDHATVTCRPLAMKSNWKNPTCGGGRMYESTVFGPTCDALDTVLTGQQLPELEVGDWLVFPKMGAYTAAAGSNFNGFNTAAIETYIVYSEQGNGAVLH, encoded by the coding sequence ATGGCCGTCGACCAGCTTCTCGCCGCTCCGGCGAACCCAAAAAAGAAGCTCCACCTTCTCCAAAACGCACCAGGCCTAAACCCTAAATCCATCACTCCCATTTCCCAACATGGCCTCCTCCATTTCCTCCAATCCAATGCTCTCAAAAGTCCCAATGAACCTTTCTACGTCTTCGACTTGGCCGTCGTCGCCACCCTCTTCGACCACTGGTCTCAGTCCCTTCCCACCGTCCGCCCTTTCTATGCCGTTAAATGCAACCCCAACCCGGCCCTCCTCGCCGCCATGGCCGCCCTTGGCTCCAATTTCGACTGCGCCAGTCGGGCCGAAATCCAATCTGTTTTAGCCCTCGGCGTCTCCCCTGACCGAGTCGTCTTTGCCAATCCTTGCAAACCCGAATCCCACATCGAATTTGCCGCCGCCGTCGGTGTTAACCTCACAACTTTTGATTCTGTCGACGAGATCGAGAAGATTCGTCGCTGCCACCCGAAATCTGCTTTGTTGATTCGGATCAAACCATCCGACGACGGCGGCGCTCGGTGCCCATTGGGAAACAAATACGGCGCGCTACCGGAAGAAATTATCCCTCTTCTTGAAGCTGCTAAATCGGCTGAACTCCCCGTCGTTGGCGTGTCATTTCACATTGGAAGTGGGGCTACTGAAACAGGGGCTTATTCAGCCGCCATCTCCGCTGCGAGAGGTGTTTTCGAGACAGCGGTCCGACTTGGTCTGCCGCCAATGAATGTGCTTAACATAGGCGGCGGATTCACCGCCGGACCCCAATTCGAAGAAGCAGCTGTGACAGTAAATTCGGCCCTCAAAGAGTATTTTCCGGCGGAACTGAATGTCACTCTCATGGCTGAACCAGGGCGATTTTTTGCGGAATCGGCGTTCACTCTGGCCGTGAGCATCATCGGAAAACGAGTGAGGGGAGATCTAAGGGAGTATTGGATTAACGACGGGATTTATGGGTCAATGAACTGTATACTATATGATCATGCGACGGTGACTTGCAGGCCGTTGGCAATGAAATCGAACTGGAAAAATCCCACGTGCGGCGGAGGGAGAATGTACGAGTCCACCGTGTTCGGCCCCACGTGCGACGCTTTGGACACTGTTTTGACCGGACAGCAGCTGCCGGAGTTGGAGGTGGGAGATTGGCTGGTTTTTCCGAAGATGGGAGCTTACACGGCGGCAGCGGGATCCAACTTCAATGGGTTTAACACGGCGGCGATTGAGACTTATATTGTGTACTCCGAACAGGGAAACGGCGCCGTATTGCATTGA